A genomic region of Methanobacterium sp. SMA-27 contains the following coding sequences:
- a CDS encoding BPL-N domain-containing protein, whose product MGGRFTIKKYLVLALLILGITLSLGTYGVSATNVGTGSTENISLSHFEGSNAKIVSQTSLKSTSSKPVSKTVSSSRKVIKVVIYNGRGAISSCVSGVKTGLHTANTKHLLKGYCFSYSTTKTINYSILSHYNVLVMPGGTSGKNYINAVSSSAIRNFVKNGHGYLGICAGAYSGSRNVDGMYRAWGVAPHVYCKHPYHEGILKVKILNAGINLFGSGGTVTMAHYNGPAMYVKGGKAVTFAVYADNQIGYKNYGAIVGDYYYHGRSILSGPHPELDPQHPSILARLVAWTAKVPVVNGLAVTMSNPSSGAVDVSPNKVLKITFSKPVKFGNKLITLKNSSGNSIATTKSIISNVLTLRHKLLSKGVKYIITLASGSVTDLSGKAISHYSTSFRVSSLTMAQMKDGISRVQKFYITNHRLPAYVTFGTKKILINKFKAIIGAYGLKINY is encoded by the coding sequence TTGGGGGGGCGTTTTACTATCAAGAAGTATTTAGTTTTAGCTTTATTAATTCTTGGAATAACATTAAGTTTAGGCACATATGGTGTCTCAGCAACTAATGTTGGGACTGGAAGCACGGAAAATATAAGTTTAAGCCATTTTGAAGGATCAAATGCAAAAATTGTTAGTCAGACAAGTTTAAAAAGTACAAGTTCGAAACCAGTTTCTAAAACTGTATCTTCTTCAAGGAAGGTTATTAAAGTAGTTATATACAATGGAAGGGGTGCAATTAGTAGCTGTGTCTCTGGGGTAAAAACTGGTCTTCACACTGCAAACACTAAACATCTATTGAAGGGTTATTGTTTCTCATATTCAACAACAAAAACAATAAATTATTCAATTCTATCCCATTACAATGTACTTGTAATGCCCGGGGGTACAAGTGGTAAAAATTATATAAACGCTGTGAGCAGTAGTGCCATACGAAATTTCGTTAAAAATGGTCATGGCTACCTTGGAATTTGTGCAGGTGCATATTCTGGTTCTAGAAATGTTGATGGGATGTATAGGGCTTGGGGTGTTGCCCCTCATGTTTATTGTAAACATCCTTATCATGAAGGTATTTTAAAGGTAAAAATATTAAATGCTGGAATTAATTTATTTGGATCTGGCGGGACAGTTACCATGGCCCATTACAATGGTCCTGCAATGTATGTTAAAGGTGGTAAAGCTGTTACATTTGCTGTGTATGCAGACAATCAAATTGGGTATAAAAATTATGGAGCCATTGTAGGTGATTATTACTACCATGGAAGATCGATCTTAAGTGGACCTCATCCAGAATTAGACCCACAACATCCAAGTATATTGGCACGTCTTGTTGCCTGGACAGCAAAGGTACCTGTGGTAAATGGTCTTGCAGTTACAATGTCCAATCCAAGTAGTGGTGCTGTGGATGTTTCACCCAACAAAGTTTTAAAGATCACCTTCAGCAAACCTGTAAAATTTGGAAACAAATTGATAACACTTAAAAACAGTTCTGGAAATTCCATAGCAACAACCAAAAGCATCATCAGTAATGTGCTCACTTTAAGACATAAATTACTCAGCAAAGGAGTTAAATATATTATTACATTGGCTTCTGGAAGTGTGACAGACCTATCAGGTAAAGCGATTTCACACTATTCAACCAGTTTTAGGGTTTCTTCTTTGACCATGGCACAGATGAAGGATGGTATTTCCCGAGTTCAGAAATTCTACATTACAAACCATAGACTACCAGCTTATGTTACATTTGGTACCAAAAAAATATTGATAAATAAGTTCAAAGCCATAATAGGAGCATATGGGCTGAAAATAAATTATTAA
- a CDS encoding YhgE/Pip domain-containing protein: MIKGVREIFRNNVKAVIKNPVVMFVLIVIIFIPSLYALLNIQATWDPYARTSNIEIAVVNEDLGYSTNGTSYNVGNMLVDELKNNTNFSWKFVDRDNAMNGVKNGDYYAALIIPNNFSEDLLSIETSTPQQAKIVYIVNDKTNPIAPRITNAGVDAVQSQVNDEVVKTVDGIIFGKLGDVGQIVKENEAQFLKTSAFVNELNGKIGAIDATLGEANSDMDTLNDIWPKVSAALPEIQKYSNEVRNSYDSLYNQIESDPKGALTKVQDMELKVNTSIVSLKYIDAILTSLYDATGDEQLKPIIAEVENDIGMANKVLTVLKEIEADIKDGTNPTGKLNELKTLIDQLDDGVNSLVSNKDNINQKINEASSKLSLANSKWPLIKSEIPVAAAKLNSISVDDLDKLIAFSYMDQGDVQNYFKTPVTLEKQHIYPIANYGSALAPFYISISLWIGCIIAVAMITMRIKTRKIYNTASVYIGRMGLFLIISILQALLVSIGALLLHIQVTSALLFTLTTVYIGVCAMIIVYSMTSTFGNAGKALAIIILVLQITATGGTFPVEILPPFFQTIHPYLPLSYV; encoded by the coding sequence ATGATAAAGGGAGTAAGAGAAATATTTAGAAATAATGTTAAGGCGGTTATTAAGAATCCTGTTGTTATGTTTGTTTTGATTGTTATTATTTTTATTCCATCGTTGTATGCATTACTAAATATCCAGGCCACATGGGATCCGTATGCTCGAACTTCAAATATTGAAATTGCTGTTGTTAACGAGGATCTGGGTTACTCTACCAATGGGACAAGTTATAATGTGGGAAATATGCTTGTTGATGAGTTGAAGAATAATACAAATTTCAGCTGGAAGTTTGTTGATAGGGATAATGCAATGAATGGTGTTAAAAATGGAGATTATTATGCTGCACTCATAATTCCAAATAATTTCAGCGAGGATCTGCTTTCCATTGAAACATCAACACCCCAACAGGCTAAAATAGTTTATATTGTAAACGATAAAACCAATCCAATTGCACCAAGGATTACAAATGCCGGTGTAGATGCTGTACAGTCACAGGTTAATGATGAAGTTGTTAAAACTGTTGACGGTATAATTTTTGGCAAACTAGGTGATGTGGGGCAGATAGTCAAGGAAAATGAAGCACAATTTTTAAAAACAAGTGCGTTTGTTAACGAACTGAATGGAAAAATAGGGGCAATAGATGCAACACTTGGAGAAGCTAATTCTGATATGGATACTTTAAATGATATCTGGCCTAAAGTCAGTGCAGCCCTGCCAGAAATACAGAAATATTCCAATGAAGTTAGAAACTCCTATGATTCACTGTATAATCAAATAGAATCCGATCCAAAAGGTGCCCTGACAAAGGTTCAGGATATGGAGTTAAAGGTTAACACTTCAATTGTTTCTTTAAAATATATTGATGCTATTTTAACCAGTTTATACGATGCAACTGGTGATGAACAGTTAAAACCTATTATAGCAGAAGTTGAAAATGATATTGGAATGGCAAATAAGGTACTGACTGTCTTGAAGGAGATAGAAGCCGATATAAAGGACGGTACTAATCCAACAGGTAAGTTAAATGAATTAAAAACATTAATTGATCAACTGGACGATGGTGTTAATTCACTTGTAAGTAATAAGGATAATATTAACCAGAAAATTAATGAGGCGTCCTCTAAATTGAGTTTAGCCAATTCTAAATGGCCTCTAATTAAATCTGAAATTCCTGTTGCAGCTGCTAAACTCAACTCAATAAGTGTTGATGATCTGGATAAATTAATTGCATTCTCTTATATGGACCAGGGTGATGTTCAAAATTACTTTAAAACTCCTGTAACACTTGAAAAGCAACACATTTATCCTATTGCTAATTATGGATCTGCACTGGCTCCATTTTATATTTCAATATCGCTATGGATCGGTTGTATTATTGCTGTTGCCATGATCACCATGAGAATTAAAACGCGCAAAATATACAACACAGCAAGTGTTTATATTGGAAGAATGGGATTGTTTTTAATTATAAGTATTTTACAGGCGCTGCTGGTTTCAATTGGTGCATTGTTACTGCATATCCAGGTTACCTCTGCATTGTTGTTCACATTGACCACTGTGTACATTGGTGTGTGTGCAATGATAATTGTGTATTCAATGACATCCACATTTGGGAATGCTGGTAAGGCCTTGGCCATTATTATCCTGGTTTTGCAGATCACTGCTACCGGTGGAACTTTCCCTGTAGAAATTTTGCCACCATTTTTCCAGACAATACATCCATATTTACCATTGTCATATGTATAG
- a CDS encoding TRAM domain-containing protein gives MFGNSYGNDKRNDAPIQEGGEYDVKIEDTGRDGDGIARIEGFVVFVSGAKVGDEVKIKINSTRRNFAFAEIVE, from the coding sequence TTGTTTGGAAATAGTTACGGTAATGATAAAAGAAATGATGCTCCTATTCAAGAAGGCGGAGAATACGATGTTAAAATTGAGGATACTGGCAGAGACGGAGACGGAATTGCTCGTATAGAAGGTTTTGTGGTTTTTGTTTCAGGCGCTAAAGTTGGCGACGAAGTAAAAATTAAGATTAATTCAACAAGAAGAAATTTTGCATTCGCTGAAATAGTCGAATAA
- a CDS encoding TetR family transcriptional regulator: MSAAKRRELEKERRRTDILNTAEQLFFLKGFENVSLNDIAKELQLADQHSIYTLRIKKNYFLPSCLEGL; this comes from the coding sequence ATGTCCGCTGCTAAAAGGAGAGAATTGGAAAAAGAACGTCGAAGAACCGACATCCTGAACACCGCAGAACAACTTTTCTTCTTAAAAGGATTTGAAAATGTTTCATTGAATGACATTGCTAAAGAATTACAACTGGCAGATCAACACTCTATTTATACTTTGAGAATAAAGAAGAACTATTTTTTGCCATCGTGCTTAGAGGGGCTTTAA
- the nudC gene encoding NAD(+) diphosphatase: MSRESIYKRYVPSFAPEVNEDSNIFWFVFNSDNLLIDLEKNCKIPFIKDLKVLNILPIRTLYMGTFLGHACYSAEVAPETNAPESMAFMDLRHLYEILEEDLFLLAGRAIQIVNWDKNHSFCGKCGTHTEIMDTEMAKICPECGFISHTRIVPAVITAIIKDEKLLMAKHSYGLKNMYGLVAGFIEAGETLEEGVQREIMEEVGLKVKDIKYFGSQPWPFPNSLMIGFTATYESGEIKVDGNEILEAKWFDIDEVPRTHSNMSIASDLINWYIGNYSK; the protein is encoded by the coding sequence ATGTCCAGAGAAAGTATTTACAAGAGGTATGTACCCTCTTTTGCACCTGAAGTTAATGAAGATAGCAATATTTTCTGGTTTGTTTTTAACTCTGATAACTTGCTTATTGATCTTGAAAAAAACTGCAAAATTCCTTTTATAAAAGATCTTAAAGTTTTGAATATTCTCCCTATTAGAACACTGTATATGGGAACCTTTCTAGGACATGCATGTTATTCCGCTGAAGTTGCACCAGAAACAAATGCTCCAGAATCAATGGCTTTCATGGATTTACGGCATTTATATGAAATTTTAGAGGAAGATTTGTTTCTTTTAGCTGGAAGAGCAATTCAAATAGTGAATTGGGATAAAAATCATAGTTTCTGTGGTAAATGTGGTACCCATACTGAAATCATGGACACTGAAATGGCCAAAATTTGTCCAGAATGTGGTTTTATAAGCCATACACGTATTGTTCCTGCAGTGATAACTGCAATTATAAAGGATGAAAAGCTTCTTATGGCCAAACATTCCTATGGTTTGAAAAATATGTACGGCCTAGTTGCCGGATTTATAGAAGCAGGTGAAACCTTAGAAGAAGGTGTTCAACGGGAAATTATGGAAGAAGTGGGTTTGAAAGTTAAAGATATTAAATATTTTGGAAGTCAACCATGGCCATTTCCCAACTCTCTTATGATCGGTTTTACAGCCACATACGAAAGTGGAGAGATAAAAGTGGATGGAAACGAAATTTTAGAAGCAAAATGGTTTGATATTGACGAAGTTCCAAGAACTCATTCTAATATGAGTATTGCAAGCGATTTAATTAACTGGTATATTGGTAATTATTCGAAATGA
- a CDS encoding PepSY domain-containing protein yields MFKRATVTLLILVSISVFVIAAFAISGNNNSNNNIASDVAAPLSSISNNSPSTFPESSNNAPVHNMVTNVKVEIISPTAAKILAKKYIEEPGAIPGTPKLVKQDGKKVYIVPVIDKKKNVGEIYIDAHNGKNLGGAGGAPSN; encoded by the coding sequence ATGTTTAAAAGAGCAACTGTGACTTTATTAATTTTGGTATCTATCTCTGTTTTTGTAATTGCTGCTTTTGCAATTTCAGGAAATAATAATTCTAATAATAATATAGCCTCTGATGTGGCGGCACCCTTATCTTCGATCTCTAACAACAGTCCTAGTACATTCCCGGAGTCTTCAAATAATGCTCCAGTTCATAACATGGTAACCAACGTTAAGGTTGAAATAATATCTCCTACGGCAGCCAAAATACTGGCAAAAAAATATATAGAAGAACCGGGAGCAATACCAGGCACTCCTAAACTAGTAAAACAGGATGGTAAAAAAGTTTACATAGTTCCTGTAATTGATAAAAAGAAAAATGTTGGAGAAATATATATTGATGCACACAATGGAAAGAATTTAGGTGGGGCTGGAGGAGCACCTTCAAATTAA
- a CDS encoding right-handed parallel beta-helix repeat-containing protein, translating to MLKIKKLILLFVSLIFLLTFTGTASASNSTSNFYVDVNHGNDQSAGSLTHPWKSINHAALKVKPGNTVHISSGNYLIRQNIHITTSGTKTLPIKFIGAGNGTIIDSSALDGSDNFRRDGIFIENANYIQIENLVVKNAYRAGIRVSGSDYVSVKHVKSYHNGYWGIFTDFSNHLLIEHNDCFGSKIQHGIYISNSGDYPVIRDNKIHDNANCGLHMNGDISMGGDGIIKGALVENNIIYNNGVNGGSGINCDGVEYSTIRNNLLYNNHASGISLYRIDGGGKSNYNNVYQNTVVVASNGRWALNLKDGSSQNYIYNNILLNNNPSHGSISTDSTKGLQSDYNIITTNSHPVTPDDDTSYPSFKAWQTAGFDKHSKRAFSSQIFSNPSANDFSLKKGSIAIDSATSIKTSDYDIKSIKRPQGNGYDIGAYEYVFNNALPKVTSITPSKNAVNIIRNPIIKITFNKYLKFGSGWIELKTDNGNSVNISKSLKGNILTIIPRILLSKTTRYTIILHSGCVKDSLNHGLSLYTSNFKTRN from the coding sequence GTGTTAAAAATAAAAAAGTTAATTTTATTATTTGTTTCATTGATTTTCCTGCTGACTTTTACTGGTACAGCTTCAGCAAGCAACAGCACCTCTAATTTTTATGTGGATGTAAATCATGGCAATGACCAAAGTGCAGGGTCTTTAACCCATCCATGGAAATCCATTAACCATGCTGCATTAAAGGTAAAACCGGGAAACACAGTACATATCTCAAGCGGAAATTATTTAATCCGCCAGAATATCCACATCACCACAAGTGGAACTAAAACCCTGCCCATAAAATTTATTGGTGCTGGAAACGGTACTATAATCGATTCTTCAGCACTTGATGGTTCAGATAATTTTAGAAGGGATGGAATTTTTATTGAAAATGCAAATTACATACAAATTGAAAATCTGGTGGTGAAAAATGCTTACCGTGCAGGAATCAGGGTAAGTGGATCGGATTATGTTTCAGTAAAGCATGTTAAATCATACCACAACGGTTATTGGGGTATATTTACCGATTTCAGCAATCACCTCCTGATCGAACATAATGACTGTTTCGGTTCAAAAATTCAGCATGGTATCTACATAAGTAACAGCGGAGATTATCCAGTAATCCGTGATAATAAAATCCATGATAATGCTAACTGTGGCCTTCATATGAATGGAGACATTAGTATGGGTGGAGATGGAATAATTAAAGGAGCACTGGTTGAAAACAACATTATATACAATAATGGAGTTAACGGAGGTTCTGGAATTAATTGTGATGGAGTGGAATACTCCACAATTAGAAATAATCTTCTCTACAACAACCATGCAAGTGGCATATCACTCTATCGTATAGATGGTGGGGGAAAATCCAATTATAATAATGTTTACCAAAACACAGTAGTTGTTGCTTCAAATGGAAGATGGGCCCTGAACCTTAAGGATGGTAGCAGCCAGAATTATATTTACAATAATATCCTACTTAACAATAATCCATCACACGGAAGTATCAGTACCGATAGTACCAAAGGACTTCAATCAGACTACAATATAATCACCACAAACTCACACCCTGTCACTCCAGATGATGATACAAGTTATCCCTCATTCAAAGCATGGCAGACAGCAGGATTCGATAAGCATTCAAAAAGAGCATTTTCAAGCCAGATATTTTCAAATCCCTCTGCAAACGATTTCTCCCTTAAAAAAGGCAGCATTGCAATTGACAGTGCAACATCCATTAAAACTTCTGACTACGACATAAAAAGTATTAAAAGACCTCAGGGTAATGGATATGATATTGGGGCGTATGAATATGTATTTAATAATGCCTTACCCAAGGTTACATCAATAACCCCCTCTAAAAATGCTGTAAATATCATAAGAAACCCTATTATTAAGATAACTTTCAATAAATACTTAAAATTTGGGAGCGGATGGATAGAACTTAAAACAGATAATGGAAATTCAGTTAACATTTCAAAATCATTAAAAGGTAATATACTGACAATCATACCCAGAATATTACTATCCAAGACAACTAGATACACGATTATTTTACACAGCGGATGTGTTAAGGACAGTTTAAATCATGGATTATCACTATACACATCTAATTTCAAAACAAGAAACTAA
- a CDS encoding C39 family peptidase has protein sequence MENNNLSQNSTKLLDVPNVKQPNNYSSGPASLEAVLDYYGTDVMVDELINITNTTPENGTLPRNIAQTAQSLGVNAEIKDNMTLKDLQQNMDQGIPVIINIPALNATNISNQNGTVSPLYWHYMVVIGIDNENVYMEDPAILGSRGYLTNQEFLDRWNYTYQDPSSGNNITAYHSGIVITGGTPVVFPLIVKIN, from the coding sequence ATGGAAAATAACAATCTATCACAGAACAGCACCAAATTGTTGGATGTTCCTAATGTTAAACAGCCTAATAATTATTCCTCGGGACCTGCATCTCTAGAAGCTGTTTTAGATTACTATGGAACAGATGTAATGGTGGATGAACTGATAAATATAACAAATACCACACCAGAAAACGGGACATTACCCCGCAACATTGCACAAACTGCACAAAGTTTAGGGGTCAATGCAGAAATAAAAGACAATATGACCCTCAAAGATCTGCAACAGAATATGGATCAGGGTATTCCAGTTATAATAAATATACCTGCATTGAATGCAACTAATATCAGCAATCAAAATGGTACAGTAAGTCCATTATACTGGCATTACATGGTTGTAATTGGAATAGATAACGAAAATGTCTACATGGAAGACCCGGCAATTTTGGGAAGCAGAGGCTATCTAACCAATCAAGAATTCCTTGACAGATGGAACTATACCTACCAGGACCCATCTTCAGGTAATAATATTACTGCATACCATTCAGGAATTGTAATAACAGGAGGAACACCTGTTGTTTTTCCATTGATAGTAAAAATTAATTAA
- a CDS encoding DUF308 domain-containing protein codes for MAKEGNVLLGILAIILGILVLIFPLFSVFTVSILAGLSILFLGIWLLIQSFAVWESNKGVSIAYLILGILGIIVGIGLFGNIVAFSFLVSFWLYLAGFFLIFSAIMSLFAKEGTAGKGSGIVGVILGILYIVLAAYAWNPYYLAILIAVWLIVDGIALFFINPSEIVKMEN; via the coding sequence TTGGCAAAAGAAGGAAATGTACTTTTAGGTATTTTAGCCATAATTTTAGGTATTTTAGTTCTGATATTCCCTTTATTCAGTGTTTTCACTGTAAGTATACTAGCAGGTCTGAGTATACTATTCTTAGGTATTTGGCTTTTAATACAGAGCTTTGCAGTTTGGGAAAGTAATAAAGGAGTTAGTATTGCCTATTTAATACTTGGTATTCTTGGTATAATTGTTGGAATAGGTCTATTTGGTAATATAGTAGCGTTCAGCTTCCTGGTCAGCTTTTGGCTCTATCTTGCAGGATTTTTCCTTATATTCTCTGCAATAATGTCATTGTTTGCTAAAGAAGGAACTGCTGGTAAAGGTTCAGGTATTGTAGGAGTGATATTAGGTATACTTTACATAGTACTAGCTGCATACGCATGGAACCCATATTACCTTGCAATATTAATTGCAGTATGGTTAATTGTTGATGGAATAGCTTTGTTTTTTATAAATCCATCTGAAATAGTAAAAATGGAAAATTAA
- a CDS encoding universal stress protein, translating into MYKKILLPTDGSENSKRAGKHAIWIADKSGADIIVLNVVEFYYPQISALPNYREGLYDDIMMEGETAVESFRKELELNQCNGVCKTVKLTTKIKEGKAHLEILESIDEDDVDLVVMGASGRHGLDRFMLGSVTERVIREAKCPVLVVH; encoded by the coding sequence GTGTATAAAAAAATACTGTTACCAACCGATGGTTCTGAAAATTCTAAAAGAGCAGGAAAACATGCTATATGGATTGCTGATAAAAGCGGAGCCGATATAATAGTTTTAAATGTGGTTGAATTTTATTATCCTCAAATATCTGCCTTACCCAATTACAGGGAGGGTTTGTACGATGATATAATGATGGAGGGAGAAACTGCTGTTGAATCATTTAGAAAAGAATTAGAATTAAATCAGTGTAATGGTGTTTGTAAAACAGTTAAACTAACCACAAAAATTAAAGAGGGCAAAGCTCATTTGGAAATACTTGAATCAATAGATGAGGATGATGTAGATCTAGTTGTTATGGGTGCATCCGGCAGACATGGTCTGGATAGATTTATGCTGGGAAGTGTCACTGAACGGGTGATTAGAGAAGCTAAATGTCCTGTACTGGTTGTGCATTAA
- a CDS encoding pyridoxamine 5'-phosphate oxidase family protein, translating to MNFEDCIKFANDTPVCYLATVDGDQPRVRALGFWFADKNGFHFQIGDVKDMYGQLKTNPKVEACFWQPDEQTGTMMRVAGEIEFVDDIELKKKVLEDRPFLKEFGMTFDHPGLIIFRIAKGEAYFWTMKTNFEPKKMIKFGD from the coding sequence TTGAATTTTGAAGACTGCATAAAATTTGCTAACGACACACCTGTATGTTATCTTGCAACTGTAGACGGAGACCAACCTAGAGTAAGGGCACTGGGATTTTGGTTTGCTGATAAAAATGGATTTCACTTTCAAATAGGTGATGTAAAGGATATGTATGGACAACTCAAGACAAACCCCAAAGTTGAAGCATGTTTCTGGCAGCCAGACGAACAAACAGGAACAATGATGAGGGTTGCAGGTGAAATAGAATTTGTAGATGATATTGAACTTAAAAAGAAGGTACTGGAAGACAGACCATTTCTTAAAGAGTTTGGAATGACATTTGACCATCCGGGATTGATAATTTTCAGAATTGCAAAGGGTGAAGCCTATTTCTGGACAATGAAAACCAATTTTGAGCCTAAAAAGATGATTAAATTCGGTGATTAA
- a CDS encoding alpha/beta fold hydrolase, translating into MILNEEEYSIMRPGCTLKYWITGNSEKPLIFLAHGALVDHEQFNQQMLVLNEDYQIIRWDMRGHGKSRPLVGHFSVKDAADDMLNILEVIGVDKAILIGQSAGTYVIQEFAFMYPERVKAIIVIDGTRITEKLSFIESRSVRLSPLIFKLWPYENLKKAMINASAIKKDTKQYLKEKFNELPKEEFLKIWTGLSKCLHYEHDYHVQTPLLLIYGVYDKTGNIKKAMKEWSKRDKQSKYIVIPDAGHCSNQDNPEFFNKVMKKFLEKLEK; encoded by the coding sequence ATGATTTTGAATGAAGAAGAATATTCTATTATGCGACCTGGTTGCACACTTAAGTATTGGATCACTGGTAACTCTGAAAAACCTTTAATATTTTTGGCACATGGAGCTCTTGTTGATCATGAACAATTCAATCAACAAATGCTTGTATTAAATGAGGATTATCAGATCATTCGTTGGGATATGCGAGGACATGGTAAATCTAGACCACTGGTTGGACATTTCAGTGTGAAAGATGCTGCAGATGATATGTTAAATATTTTAGAAGTTATTGGTGTTGATAAAGCTATATTAATTGGACAATCTGCGGGAACCTATGTGATTCAAGAGTTTGCATTCATGTATCCAGAAAGGGTAAAAGCTATAATAGTGATTGATGGAACCCGCATCACTGAAAAATTATCATTTATTGAATCTAGATCAGTAAGATTATCTCCGCTCATATTCAAGCTCTGGCCATATGAAAACCTAAAAAAAGCCATGATTAATGCATCTGCTATTAAAAAAGATACAAAACAGTATTTAAAAGAAAAATTTAACGAATTACCCAAAGAAGAATTTTTAAAAATCTGGACGGGTTTATCCAAATGTTTACACTATGAACATGATTATCATGTGCAGACACCTTTATTATTAATATATGGAGTATATGATAAAACAGGAAATATCAAGAAAGCTATGAAAGAATGGTCAAAACGAGACAAACAAAGTAAATACATTGTCATACCTGATGCAGGACATTGTTCAAATCAAGACAATCCTGAATTCTTTAATAAAGTGATGAAGAAGTTTTTAGAAAAACTTGAGAAGTAA
- a CDS encoding alpha/beta fold hydrolase: protein MDLYFKETGNCDNETIIFLHGGGISGWMWDKQLDALKDYHCLVPDLPEHGRSIEMKPFTIKGSAKMIIDLIKERSCNGKAHVIGLSLGAQITVQILTKAPKTVDHALISGALAREFYGPKTLKMLNVLFKAYMPFKDIDLLIKLNMKSNGVPMKYFDEFKKDTKTLTLSSLRNVIKENMLFRIQDVLCKAKTPVLITVGKKEQKIAYKSAIDLNKCLPNSKAYEVTNLGHNWPLESPKLFNNVLRAWINDKPIPKALSKF, encoded by the coding sequence ATGGATTTATATTTCAAAGAGACAGGTAACTGTGACAATGAAACTATCATATTTCTTCATGGCGGAGGAATATCTGGCTGGATGTGGGATAAACAATTAGATGCTTTAAAAGATTATCATTGCTTAGTTCCTGACCTTCCTGAACATGGGCGAAGCATAGAAATGAAACCATTTACAATAAAAGGTTCAGCAAAAATGATTATTGATCTTATTAAAGAAAGATCATGTAACGGAAAAGCTCATGTTATTGGATTATCGCTGGGCGCTCAAATAACTGTCCAAATATTAACCAAGGCCCCTAAAACTGTGGATCATGCGCTAATCAGTGGGGCATTGGCTCGCGAATTTTACGGCCCTAAAACTTTAAAAATGCTGAATGTTTTGTTTAAAGCTTACATGCCATTCAAAGATATTGATCTTTTGATAAAATTGAATATGAAAAGTAATGGAGTACCTATGAAGTATTTTGATGAATTTAAAAAAGATACAAAAACACTTACTTTGAGTTCTTTAAGAAATGTTATTAAAGAAAATATGTTATTCAGAATACAAGACGTACTATGCAAAGCTAAAACCCCTGTGCTGATAACTGTTGGTAAAAAAGAACAGAAAATCGCTTATAAATCCGCCATAGATTTGAATAAATGTCTTCCAAATTCTAAAGCTTATGAAGTAACTAATTTAGGACACAATTGGCCTTTAGAATCACCAAAACTTTTTAATAATGTTTTAAGAGCATGGATAAATGACAAACCAATACCAAAAGCTTTATCAAAATTCTGA